The following are from one region of the Strix aluco isolate bStrAlu1 chromosome 30, bStrAlu1.hap1, whole genome shotgun sequence genome:
- the LOC141916825 gene encoding feather keratin 3-like: MSCYDLCPPKTGVAVPQPIAESCNELCARQCPDSSAFIQPPPVVVTFPGPILSSFPQQAVVGSSGAPAFGGSLGLGGLYGAGATLGSGGLCTFGRPYASPACSPCALPRYSRKLWDNCGPC; the protein is encoded by the coding sequence atgtcttgctacgacctgtgcccaccaaaaacCGGCGTCGCCGTGccccagcccatcgctgagagctgcaacgagctgtgcgcccggcagtgccccgactcgtcggccttcatccagccaccccccgtcgtcgtcaccttccccggccccatcctcagctccttcccccagcaagccgtggtgggctcctccggagcacccgcctttgggggctccctggggctggggggcctctaCGGTGCCGGGGCCACGCTGGGctcagggggcctctgcacctttggcagaccctacgcttctcccgcctgcagcccttgcgccctgccccgctacagcaggaagctctgggacaaCTGTGGGCCCTGCTAG